From the Lathyrus oleraceus cultivar Zhongwan6 chromosome 4, CAAS_Psat_ZW6_1.0, whole genome shotgun sequence genome, one window contains:
- the LOC127136799 gene encoding uncharacterized protein LOC127136799, whose translation MLLSEYDIQYVAQKAIKGSVLADHLTHQPLEDYQPLKFGFPDEDIMVVKDVESSELNDGLEPNEGWALMFDGASNAIGHGIGAVLMSPKNFHLPYTAKLYFTCTNNMVEYEACILGLEETIDLKIKVLEVFGDSALVIHQIRGDWETRHANLIQYRDYMLKLLPKFDKITFSHIPREEN comes from the coding sequence atgttgttatcagaatacgaTATTCAATATGTTGcccaaaaagccatcaaaggaagcgtACTAGCAGACCATCTTACTCACCAACCTTTAGAGGATTACCAGCCTTTGAAGTTTGGCTTCCCggatgaggacatcatggttgTTAAAGATGTTGAGTCCTCTGAACTAAATGATGGACTTGAGCCAAATGAAGGTTGGGCTCTCATGTTCGACGGCGCTTCGAATGCAATAGGtcatggaattggggcagtgctgatgtctcccaagaatttccatctaccaTACACTGCAAAACTCTATTTTACCTGCACGAATAACATGGTAGAgtacgaagcttgcatattggggcTGGAAGAAACTATTGATTTGAAGATCAAGGTACTAGAGGTATTCGGGGACTCTGCTCTAGTGATACATCAGATCAGAggtgattgggaaacaagacatgctaacctGATTCAATACCGGGATTACATGTTGAAGTTACTACCCAAATTTGAcaaaatcactttctctcatattcctcgagaagagaattAG